A region of [Bacteroides] pectinophilus DNA encodes the following proteins:
- a CDS encoding L,D-transpeptidase family protein codes for MSRGNINRKYLRRRKNWFQRNWGYLVALLVIAAAVTGGIFGVKATISSHNAGGAGNNQKDKVQAEQQTQEQTRQVTWIEATEPQKTQEVVYTPPADVRYPYFVKVNRAMGCVTVYGIDSEGKYTIPVKAFTCSVGREGEETIVGEGYRTSDKYEWRLMVDYTYGMYAYRISGGYLFHSVPYYTANNGSLETEEFNKLGSPASLGCVRMCVRDVKWIFDNCPQGTQVTIYDDTTTPGPLGKPEMIKIPVNSPNAGWDPTDPNPQNPWKNCKAEIKGAKDITVKVGEKADLMSGVTAADTCGNDITDDIALVGRYTFDQAGDYDIKYVVTDLIDSRAEVSVKLHVTN; via the coding sequence ATGAGTCGTGGCAATATAAACAGAAAGTATCTTAGAAGACGTAAGAACTGGTTTCAGAGAAACTGGGGATATCTTGTGGCACTTCTTGTAATCGCGGCAGCAGTTACAGGCGGAATATTCGGAGTGAAGGCAACCATAAGCAGCCATAATGCCGGTGGAGCCGGGAATAATCAGAAGGATAAAGTGCAGGCTGAGCAGCAGACGCAGGAACAGACAAGACAGGTTACATGGATTGAGGCAACGGAGCCACAGAAAACTCAGGAAGTGGTATATACTCCACCGGCAGATGTAAGATATCCATATTTTGTAAAGGTAAACAGAGCGATGGGATGTGTAACCGTATACGGAATTGATTCTGAAGGAAAGTATACGATACCGGTAAAGGCATTTACATGCTCAGTGGGCCGTGAGGGCGAAGAGACCATAGTTGGTGAGGGTTACAGGACAAGCGATAAGTATGAGTGGAGACTTATGGTGGATTACACATATGGTATGTATGCATACAGAATAAGCGGAGGCTATCTGTTTCATTCAGTACCTTATTATACTGCCAACAACGGATCTCTTGAGACAGAAGAGTTTAATAAGCTCGGTTCTCCCGCATCACTTGGATGCGTAAGAATGTGCGTAAGAGATGTTAAGTGGATATTTGATAATTGTCCACAGGGAACACAGGTAACAATATATGATGACACAACAACACCGGGACCGCTCGGCAAGCCTGAGATGATTAAGATTCCGGTAAACAGTCCTAATGCAGGCTGGGACCCTACGGATCCTAATCCTCAGAACCCTTGGAAGAATTGTAAGGCTGAGATTAAGGGAGCTAAGGATATTACTGTCAAGGTTGGTGAAAAGGCGGATCTTATGAGCGGTGTTACGGCAGCCGATACATGCGGTAATGATATAACAGATGATATCGCACTTGTCGGAAGATATACGTTTGACCAGGCCGGAGATTATGACATAAAGTATGTTGTGACCGACCTGATTGACAGCAGGGCAGAGGTTTCGGTGAAGTTGCATGTTACCAACTAA
- a CDS encoding pectinesterase family protein has product MKNGLKKKAGKVGALMLALSMIVGLMTSIPGGVFAIQAKAESYISEDTTIVYGTNGGDTTVLKGTYAAQGDALTAEDSTAADGAVKWTNAQYHSTNYGVVVKNGSSVAINVKGNTKISIVTSQYNTAGKMITAESTDNSGKLEVPDECKVAADKDKLTVNYTAGSEETATVTLNFGGTVYVSALIIEPVKEPTYLEAGTTTKVTFTGSIDTSKAGDYSDDLNDLTDSAYQPQASYLNAKDLKQANDAIVLSGAKYHGTGYGIYVSANTTLDVNVAGSATVTMIGSVYSDAADITAVSTDSKGRFENSTVSGKTDTDKTAITFKYTGRDNATLTFTFGGNTYVGNIVVAVDEAKEEPSTGLDTSKIDVWDFGAEALDTTKYNNNFTADVINSFYSVPGGTAKVNIASFTAKDAAGKDAVKFNDGGFSTTHRWRTTNTALTRYDAKSLTDKNGTTYTGYLYANKSSTDAVNLQVYLYTGDIFKAYLGSNGNAALYKLLAPSGDAAEFQYTAANKAEEATFYAAEEGWYTLWCTNEKLVCGRLTREHVPTVTVSGSVTAPASIPSGYKLVFTNTTTKGVTEADVNGGSYSVSLAGKYSYDVSLKDANGFVVSASCNNIALDASDMAKDINIEGVSLVTISGNVTGIDADKLGNMKLTFKSDNVFVPELNIDSTGAYTLKVEGGVTYTVSAEGVNDFTLDTTSISATSDTTKNIEFTKKQVYPVTVKVQGVADTTGANVTFTNINEDGYSYTFDINSSIELRDGQYSVKIGGIASVPVVQGATADVVVNGAGAEVTIPMNEVSAWDFAKLNSSNEITAINGVNYYVGLTLTSNIVVNKTYLLANGSSSDAVITVPNVKKGSEVTIQYCYSASFTAGDVTVDEKSGSTSRIDSVKITAPEDGDFVITTKTGSNASQTYFCSITVKEQAEYKSVLYVGTDKEFATVGDALDAARKMIRTPDQEVTIMIDPGNYEEMLVIDIPNIKLQNASKNPSIALNNKGVGIDENAVRITWYYGHGYTYYSMGSDCKYDAALLAANKANGYASFTNPGAGTTNGSYWNATVVINADGFSADGIIFENSFNQYVSAKSVEDVIEKQAGAKEGSSARSTMKTVGDTKVQEKEYVERAAALAIGNDVSQTYFNNCKFIGRQDTLYGGTGATAAFNKCDVLGGTDYIFGGMTAVFKSCNLVFNTNDQTDNGKKNDVGYITAPQQKSGRGYLMYECRVTSTTPGVDTASTKTSKPGYLGRPWQPGTGEAVFYKTTVDAADSYWNTDYSYGESMISAAGWLTSLGGESALCGEYGTIETAGVDNSAKRASWAKVFTKPELADGSAISVDTFLGSWNPFGDDSGEEPEKPTKPEKPTEKPTEKPTNPTQPTTGGQQPSTQAPTTSDNVKVVPDENGEVPVKGVEISSDVKFTDKDGKEIASGTVSIKAGAIADTDKSELQNKINNLISSDDVKGMKFVDINALVNNVKVTVSNGTLTISIRIDDSIDYNSGSDIIRVFHKTDAGIVEHAVTKGDDRNISFKVNSLSPFAIVVSKGAEGGNNDDSDDGNDEKETTAQIVAVNPAQTVTQPAQTEQTTEASAEAASDQNVTSAKTGDTAPIALLAIIAGVCACAIAFSTKKRAR; this is encoded by the coding sequence ATGAAGAACGGCTTAAAAAAGAAAGCTGGAAAAGTCGGAGCACTTATGCTTGCGTTATCGATGATAGTTGGATTAATGACATCGATTCCGGGAGGCGTATTTGCAATTCAGGCAAAAGCAGAATCGTACATTAGTGAAGATACAACAATTGTATATGGCACTAATGGCGGTGACACAACTGTACTGAAAGGCACATATGCTGCACAGGGTGATGCACTGACGGCTGAAGACAGTACAGCGGCTGATGGTGCTGTAAAGTGGACAAACGCACAATATCACAGTACCAATTATGGTGTGGTTGTGAAAAATGGTTCATCAGTAGCAATTAATGTTAAAGGCAATACAAAAATATCAATTGTAACTTCACAGTATAATACAGCGGGTAAGATGATTACGGCTGAGAGTACTGACAATAGTGGTAAATTGGAAGTACCGGATGAATGCAAGGTAGCAGCAGACAAGGATAAACTTACTGTTAATTATACGGCAGGAAGTGAGGAAACTGCGACAGTTACCTTAAATTTCGGTGGAACAGTTTATGTATCAGCACTTATAATTGAACCGGTTAAGGAGCCGACATATCTTGAAGCCGGAACTACAACAAAAGTAACATTTACAGGAAGTATTGATACTTCTAAGGCTGGAGATTATTCAGATGATTTAAATGATCTTACGGATTCAGCATATCAGCCACAGGCAAGTTACCTGAATGCAAAAGATCTTAAGCAGGCGAATGATGCAATTGTACTTTCAGGTGCAAAGTATCATGGAACCGGTTATGGAATTTATGTTTCTGCTAATACAACACTTGACGTTAATGTGGCAGGAAGTGCAACAGTAACGATGATTGGTTCTGTATACAGTGATGCTGCCGATATTACAGCTGTTTCGACAGACAGCAAAGGCAGATTTGAAAATAGCACTGTGTCAGGAAAGACAGATACAGACAAGACAGCTATAACATTCAAATACACAGGAAGAGATAATGCAACACTGACATTTACATTTGGTGGCAATACATATGTAGGTAATATAGTTGTAGCTGTAGATGAAGCAAAGGAGGAGCCATCAACCGGTCTTGATACATCTAAGATAGATGTATGGGATTTCGGTGCAGAAGCTCTTGATACGACTAAGTATAATAATAACTTTACTGCAGATGTAATTAATTCTTTTTATTCAGTACCTGGTGGTACGGCCAAAGTAAACATAGCATCATTTACTGCAAAGGATGCAGCAGGTAAGGATGCAGTTAAGTTCAATGATGGCGGTTTCAGTACAACGCACAGATGGAGAACAACTAACACAGCGCTTACAAGATATGATGCCAAATCACTTACAGATAAAAACGGCACTACATATACGGGATACCTTTACGCTAACAAGAGTTCAACAGATGCAGTTAACCTTCAGGTTTATCTGTATACCGGAGATATCTTTAAGGCATATCTTGGCTCAAATGGTAATGCAGCACTCTATAAGCTTTTAGCTCCAAGCGGTGATGCAGCAGAGTTCCAGTACACAGCAGCTAATAAGGCGGAAGAGGCTACATTCTACGCAGCAGAAGAGGGCTGGTATACATTATGGTGTACTAATGAGAAGCTTGTATGCGGACGTCTTACACGTGAACATGTTCCTACGGTAACTGTAAGTGGAAGTGTAACAGCGCCGGCATCAATTCCGTCAGGATACAAGCTTGTATTTACTAATACAACGACTAAAGGCGTAACTGAGGCAGATGTTAATGGCGGAAGTTATTCAGTAAGCCTTGCGGGTAAGTATTCATATGATGTGTCACTTAAGGATGCTAACGGATTTGTCGTAAGTGCGTCATGCAATAATATTGCTCTTGATGCATCAGATATGGCAAAGGATATTAATATCGAAGGTGTAAGTCTTGTTACAATATCAGGTAACGTAACAGGCATTGATGCAGATAAGCTTGGCAATATGAAGCTTACATTCAAGTCTGACAATGTATTTGTTCCTGAGTTAAATATTGACTCAACAGGTGCTTATACACTTAAGGTCGAGGGAGGAGTCACATATACTGTTTCAGCAGAAGGAGTTAATGATTTCACTCTGGATACAACATCAATATCAGCAACATCAGATACAACAAAGAATATTGAATTTACAAAGAAGCAGGTTTATCCTGTAACTGTTAAGGTTCAGGGTGTAGCAGATACAACAGGCGCTAACGTAACATTTACAAATATTAACGAGGACGGTTATTCATACACATTTGACATTAATTCTTCAATAGAATTAAGAGACGGACAGTATTCGGTTAAGATTGGCGGAATCGCAAGTGTACCTGTAGTTCAGGGCGCAACAGCCGATGTGGTTGTTAACGGAGCGGGCGCTGAAGTAACAATTCCAATGAATGAAGTATCAGCATGGGATTTTGCAAAGCTTAACAGTTCTAATGAAATAACAGCAATTAATGGAGTTAATTATTATGTAGGTCTTACACTTACATCTAATATTGTTGTTAATAAGACATATCTTCTTGCAAATGGTTCTTCATCAGATGCGGTTATAACAGTACCTAATGTAAAGAAGGGCAGTGAGGTAACAATCCAATATTGCTACAGTGCGTCATTTACAGCAGGTGATGTTACAGTTGATGAGAAGTCAGGAAGTACATCAAGAATTGATTCAGTTAAGATTACTGCACCTGAAGATGGTGATTTTGTTATTACAACAAAGACCGGAAGCAATGCAAGCCAGACATATTTCTGCTCTATAACAGTTAAGGAGCAGGCTGAGTATAAGTCAGTTCTCTATGTAGGTACTGATAAGGAATTTGCAACAGTTGGCGATGCTCTTGATGCAGCACGCAAGATGATAAGAACTCCTGATCAGGAAGTCACAATTATGATTGATCCGGGCAATTATGAGGAAATGCTTGTAATTGATATTCCTAATATTAAGCTGCAGAATGCAAGCAAGAACCCAAGTATAGCACTTAATAATAAGGGTGTTGGAATTGATGAGAATGCAGTTCGTATTACATGGTATTATGGACACGGATATACATACTACAGCATGGGAAGTGACTGTAAGTATGATGCAGCACTTCTTGCAGCTAACAAGGCCAACGGTTACGCAAGCTTTACAAATCCTGGCGCAGGAACAACTAACGGAAGCTATTGGAATGCAACAGTTGTAATTAATGCGGACGGATTCTCTGCAGACGGAATTATATTTGAGAATTCATTTAACCAGTATGTATCAGCTAAGTCTGTAGAGGATGTTATTGAGAAGCAGGCAGGTGCCAAGGAAGGTTCATCTGCACGTTCTACAATGAAGACTGTAGGTGATACAAAGGTTCAGGAGAAGGAGTATGTTGAGAGAGCTGCGGCTCTTGCAATCGGTAATGATGTAAGTCAGACGTACTTCAATAATTGTAAGTTCATCGGACGTCAGGATACACTTTATGGCGGAACAGGAGCTACAGCAGCATTTAATAAGTGTGATGTACTTGGTGGTACAGATTACATTTTCGGTGGAATGACAGCGGTATTTAAGTCATGCAACCTTGTATTCAATACTAATGACCAGACAGATAATGGTAAGAAGAATGATGTCGGATATATAACAGCACCTCAGCAGAAGTCAGGCAGAGGATACCTTATGTATGAATGCCGCGTAACTTCTACAACACCTGGTGTAGATACTGCCTCAACAAAGACATCTAAGCCGGGATACTTAGGAAGACCATGGCAGCCTGGTACAGGAGAAGCTGTATTTTATAAGACAACTGTTGATGCAGCAGACAGCTATTGGAATACAGATTACAGCTATGGCGAATCAATGATATCAGCAGCAGGATGGCTTACATCACTTGGAGGTGAGTCAGCACTCTGCGGTGAGTATGGTACAATTGAGACAGCAGGCGTTGATAACTCAGCTAAAAGAGCTTCATGGGCTAAGGTATTTACAAAGCCTGAGCTTGCAGATGGAAGCGCAATTTCGGTAGATACATTCCTTGGTTCATGGAATCCGTTTGGAGATGATAGTGGCGAAGAGCCTGAAAAGCCAACAAAGCCTGAGAAGCCTACGGAGAAGCCAACCGAAAAACCTACAAATCCGACACAGCCAACAACAGGCGGTCAGCAGCCATCAACACAGGCACCTACAACATCAGATAATGTAAAGGTTGTTCCTGATGAGAACGGCGAGGTTCCTGTTAAGGGTGTAGAGATATCATCAGATGTGAAGTTTACTGATAAGGACGGCAAGGAGATTGCATCAGGCACAGTAAGCATTAAGGCAGGTGCAATTGCAGATACAGACAAGTCAGAGCTTCAGAATAAGATTAACAATCTTATCAGTTCAGATGATGTTAAGGGAATGAAGTTTGTTGATATCAATGCACTTGTAAATAATGTTAAGGTTACTGTAAGTAACGGAACTCTTACAATTTCAATCAGAATTGATGACAGCATTGATTACAATTCAGGCAGTGATATCATAAGAGTATTCCATAAGACGGATGCAGGAATTGTTGAGCATGCAGTTACTAAGGGCGATGATAGAAATATCAGCTTCAAGGTTAATTCACTCAGCCCATTTGCTATCGTAGTAAGCAAGGGTGCTGAAGGTGGTAATAATGATGACTCTGACGATGGCAATGATGAGAAGGAGACAACAGCTCAGATAGTTGCAGTTAATCCGGCTCAGACAGTTACACAGCCTGCACAGACAGAGCAGACAACAGAAGCATCAGCTGAGGCAGCTTCAGACCAGAATGTAACATCTGCAAAGACAGGAGATACTGCTCCAATAGCACTTCTTGCAATTATTGCAGGTGTATGTGCATGCGCAATAGCATTCAGCACTAAAAAGAGAGCAAGATAA
- a CDS encoding stage 0 sporulation family protein, translating into MTNVVGVRFRNAGKIYFFSPGKLEISTGQHVIVETARGVEYGSVVLGPRDVEDDKVVAPLKTVIRIATPEDDETEAKNRDKEKEAFRICLEKIAKHNLDMKLIGTEYTFDNNKVLFYFTADGRIDFRELVKDLASVFKTRIELRQIGVRDETKILGGIGVCGRPLCCSSYMADFIPVSIKMAKEQNLSLNPSKISGVCGRLMCCLKYEEDTYEYLNSRLPNVGDFVTTPEGLKGEVHSVNVLRQLVKVIVTVDGDDKDVREYAVKELKFKPKRRNEKLNINDDELKALEDMEKKRENHIN; encoded by the coding sequence ATGACAAATGTAGTAGGAGTCAGATTCAGAAATGCCGGCAAGATATATTTTTTCTCACCGGGAAAGCTTGAGATCAGCACGGGACAGCATGTAATAGTTGAGACAGCAAGAGGCGTTGAGTACGGAAGTGTAGTGCTCGGACCGCGTGATGTCGAGGATGATAAGGTTGTAGCTCCGCTTAAGACGGTAATCAGAATCGCAACACCTGAGGATGATGAGACGGAAGCTAAGAACCGCGATAAGGAGAAGGAAGCATTCAGGATATGTCTTGAGAAGATTGCCAAGCATAATCTTGATATGAAGCTTATAGGAACAGAGTATACATTTGATAATAACAAGGTTCTGTTCTACTTCACGGCTGACGGAAGAATTGATTTCAGGGAGCTTGTAAAGGATCTTGCATCCGTATTCAAGACGAGAATTGAACTGCGCCAGATAGGTGTAAGGGATGAGACAAAGATTCTCGGAGGAATAGGTGTATGCGGACGTCCGCTGTGCTGCAGCTCATATATGGCTGATTTTATTCCGGTTTCAATTAAGATGGCAAAGGAACAGAATCTTTCACTTAATCCAAGCAAGATATCGGGAGTATGCGGGAGACTTATGTGCTGCCTTAAGTATGAGGAGGATACATATGAGTATCTTAACAGCAGACTGCCGAATGTAGGCGATTTTGTTACAACACCGGAAGGACTTAAAGGCGAGGTTCACAGCGTTAACGTACTCAGACAGCTTGTCAAGGTAATCGTTACGGTTGACGGCGATGACAAGGATGTAAGGGAATATGCCGTAAAAGAGCTTAAGTTCAAACCTAAGCGCAGGAATGAGAAGCTTAATATCAATGATGATGAGCTTAAGGCGCTTGAGGATATGGAAAAAAAGAGAGAAAACCATATCAATTAA
- a CDS encoding YaaR family protein — protein MRVNETTRAQSVDNTSKVSSGDDSFKFTLISNIEEKDLQQKLRTMMEDINEQGEKIARHMDIKDMRRYRELVKGFLNEVVSRSHEFSRENFLDRRGRHRVYGIVKLVDKNLDDLAGELVKDEKDHIAIVSRIDDIRGLLLDVTT, from the coding sequence ATAAGAGTTAATGAGACAACCAGGGCGCAGAGTGTTGATAATACTTCTAAGGTAAGCAGCGGTGATGATTCATTTAAGTTTACGCTTATAAGCAACATTGAGGAAAAGGACCTCCAGCAGAAGCTCAGAACCATGATGGAGGATATCAATGAGCAGGGTGAGAAGATAGCCAGACACATGGATATTAAGGATATGCGCAGGTACAGGGAGCTGGTTAAGGGCTTTCTTAATGAGGTAGTAAGCCGCTCACATGAATTTTCAAGGGAGAACTTCCTTGACAGACGCGGAAGGCACAGGGTGTACGGAATAGTAAAGCTCGTGGATAAGAATCTTGATGACCTTGCGGGTGAGCTGGTTAAGGATGAAAAGGATCATATTGCAATCGTGAGCAGGATAGATGACATAAGAGGTCTGCTGCTCGATGTTACAACGTAG
- a CDS encoding guanylate kinase, which yields MPEIAFIMGKSSSGKDSIFRMLADDKELGLCKVVPYTTRPMRSGETQGVEYNFVDDAQADRMAAEGRIIELRSYNTVHGIWRYFTADDGQIELGNGSRYIIIGTLEAYKKFLRYFGEEHIMPIYIEVDDGIRLERALERERRQQAPDYEEMCRRFIADCHDFSEENIAECNINKRYSNNAAIEQCLSEIRRDIGNMMIN from the coding sequence ATGCCTGAGATAGCATTTATAATGGGGAAAAGTTCATCCGGCAAAGACAGCATTTTCCGCATGCTTGCAGATGATAAGGAGCTTGGGCTGTGTAAGGTTGTACCATATACGACAAGACCGATGAGAAGCGGTGAGACGCAGGGCGTTGAATATAATTTTGTTGATGATGCGCAGGCAGACAGGATGGCAGCAGAAGGCAGGATTATAGAACTGCGAAGCTACAATACGGTACATGGCATATGGCGCTATTTTACGGCTGATGACGGACAGATAGAGCTTGGCAATGGCAGCAGATATATTATAATAGGCACCCTTGAGGCATATAAGAAGTTTCTCAGGTACTTTGGAGAAGAGCATATTATGCCGATATATATAGAAGTGGATGACGGAATAAGGCTTGAGAGAGCGCTTGAGAGGGAGCGCCGGCAGCAGGCTCCTGATTATGAGGAGATGTGCAGAAGGTTTATTGCTGACTGCCATGATTTTTCAGAAGAGAATATTGCTGAGTGCAATATTAATAAGAGATATAGCAACAATGCAGCGATAGAGCAATGTCTGTCTGAGATAAGACGGGATATCGGTAATATGATGATTAACTGA
- a CDS encoding aminotransferase class I/II-fold pyridoxal phosphate-dependent enzyme, whose translation MLPTNSGQKSFEKTFDNEDDLFDRLENYCSSGYIPMHMPGHKRNTQLIDTGNPYGIDITEIDGFDNLHHPDGFLKEAQERAAQYYDAAKTWYLVSGSSIGLMSAILGVTSRHDTVLVARNCHISVYNAIYENELNPQYIYPKFVDNLWISSGILSNDVEKALKNCVKNEKGSGKVGAVIITSPTYEGNVSDIRAIADVVHKYGVPLIVDEAHGAHFKYSEKFPQSALGLGADVVVQSLHKTLPSLTQTALLHVGREAVNKKRLIADIDRYLNMFQSTSPSYILMGSINRCIRLMNSERGRAVMDNYTKELEKLRRRLEKLRVIKLAKSDDISKLVIYTEDGCLQGKQLYDILLKRYRIQLEMASLRYVIAMTGPGDTKEYYDRFYDALCEIDNELAGRSGTSDIGSSETVNISRPVIKMNLYDAVNCEDKESVEYHDACGRVSASTVCIYPPGIPLVCPGEVINRNMIDTVDNAFRDGLDVMGLEGLEAGLCGAAPDERKIVKILCLR comes from the coding sequence ATGTTACCAACTAATAGCGGGCAGAAGTCTTTTGAAAAGACTTTTGATAATGAAGACGATTTATTTGACAGATTAGAGAATTATTGCAGCTCAGGGTATATTCCGATGCATATGCCGGGGCATAAGCGCAATACACAACTTATTGATACAGGCAATCCATATGGAATAGATATTACAGAGATAGACGGATTTGATAATCTGCACCATCCGGACGGATTTCTTAAAGAAGCGCAGGAAAGAGCTGCGCAATATTATGATGCAGCAAAGACATGGTATCTTGTAAGTGGCAGCAGTATAGGCCTTATGTCGGCAATACTTGGTGTGACATCAAGACATGATACGGTATTAGTTGCACGTAATTGTCATATCTCGGTTTATAATGCTATTTATGAAAATGAACTCAATCCGCAGTACATTTATCCAAAATTTGTGGATAACTTGTGGATAAGTAGTGGAATCCTGTCAAATGATGTGGAAAAAGCGCTTAAAAATTGTGTAAAAAATGAAAAAGGCAGTGGAAAAGTCGGTGCAGTTATAATCACTTCTCCTACATATGAGGGGAATGTATCTGATATAAGAGCAATTGCAGATGTTGTGCATAAGTATGGAGTGCCGCTTATTGTTGATGAGGCACATGGCGCGCATTTTAAATATTCCGAAAAGTTTCCGCAATCGGCACTTGGGCTTGGAGCGGATGTTGTTGTGCAGAGTCTGCATAAGACGCTTCCGTCACTCACACAGACCGCTCTGCTTCATGTAGGCAGAGAGGCAGTTAACAAAAAGAGGCTGATTGCTGATATAGACAGATATCTTAATATGTTCCAGAGTACAAGTCCGTCATATATACTTATGGGCTCGATTAACAGATGTATAAGGCTGATGAACAGTGAGCGTGGGCGTGCTGTCATGGATAATTATACGAAGGAGCTTGAGAAGCTGAGAAGAAGGCTTGAGAAGCTGCGTGTGATAAAGCTTGCAAAGTCAGACGATATATCAAAGCTTGTGATATATACGGAAGACGGCTGTTTGCAGGGAAAACAATTGTATGATATATTATTAAAAAGATACAGGATTCAGCTTGAGATGGCATCTCTTAGGTATGTTATCGCAATGACGGGACCGGGAGACACTAAAGAATATTATGACAGGTTCTATGATGCACTGTGTGAGATTGATAATGAGCTTGCAGGGCGCAGCGGTACTTCTGATATCGGCAGCAGTGAGACTGTGAATATATCAAGACCGGTAATTAAGATGAATCTGTACGATGCGGTTAACTGCGAAGACAAAGAGTCAGTAGAGTATCATGATGCCTGTGGAAGGGTAAGCGCTTCCACTGTATGTATATATCCGCCGGGAATACCGCTTGTGTGTCCGGGAGAAGTTATCAACAGGAATATGATTGACACAGTAGACAATGCGTTCAGGGACGGGCTTGATGTCATGGGACTTGAGGGGCTTGAGGCAGGACTGTGCGGGGCAGCACCGGATGAAAGGAAGATAGTGAAGATATTATGCCTGAGATAG
- a CDS encoding DNA polymerase III subunit — MNSFDEIIGHDRIKEHLQNAIRLDKISHAYIINGEQGSGKNMIASIFAKTLQCEKHGTSPCNECHSCIQADSGNQPDIIRVTHEKPASIGVEDVRGQLVGDIQIRPYSSKYKIYIIDDADKMTVQAQNAILKTIEEPPEYGIIMLLTENADGLLQTILSRCVKLDLGPVEDSLIQKHLIEKFSIPDYEARFAVAFAQGCIGRAESIIVSDTFVQMKDNAMHILKYVQDMTVSELIDAAKSVSGYKNDINDYLDLLAMWYRDVLLFKSTNDANLLIFKEELKTIRSQASVSSYEGLQNILNAIDKAKRRLRANVNFDLTMELMFLTMKEN; from the coding sequence ATGAACAGTTTTGATGAGATAATCGGACATGACAGGATTAAGGAACATCTGCAGAATGCAATCAGGCTGGATAAAATCTCACACGCATATATCATTAACGGTGAGCAGGGCAGCGGCAAGAATATGATTGCCAGTATATTTGCAAAGACTCTGCAATGTGAGAAACATGGAACAAGTCCATGTAATGAGTGTCATTCCTGTATTCAGGCAGATTCAGGCAATCAGCCTGATATTATAAGGGTTACGCATGAAAAGCCTGCGAGCATAGGAGTTGAGGATGTCAGGGGGCAGCTTGTAGGTGATATCCAGATAAGACCTTATTCGAGCAAATACAAGATTTATATTATAGATGATGCGGATAAGATGACGGTTCAGGCACAGAATGCGATACTTAAGACTATAGAGGAGCCGCCGGAATACGGAATAATCATGCTGCTCACAGAGAATGCCGACGGTCTGCTTCAGACAATTCTTTCAAGGTGCGTTAAGCTTGATCTCGGACCGGTTGAAGATTCACTTATTCAGAAGCATCTTATTGAGAAGTTCAGCATACCCGATTATGAGGCGAGATTTGCTGTGGCATTTGCACAGGGCTGCATCGGACGCGCAGAGTCGATAATCGTGTCAGATACATTTGTGCAGATGAAGGATAATGCAATGCATATTCTTAAGTATGTGCAGGATATGACGGTAAGTGAGCTTATTGATGCAGCAAAGAGCGTGTCGGGATATAAGAATGATATCAATGATTATCTTGATTTGCTTGCAATGTGGTATCGTGATGTGTTACTGTTTAAAAGTACGAATGATGCCAACCTTCTTATATTCAAGGAGGAGCTTAAGACGATACGCAGTCAGGCATCGGTTTCTTCTTATGAAGGTTTACAGAATATACTGAATGCGATAGATAAGGCGAAGAGAAGACTTCGTGCCAATGTTAATTTTGACCTTACAATGGAGCTTATGTTCCTTACGATGAAGGAGAATTAA